A genomic segment from Spartinivicinus poritis encodes:
- a CDS encoding TSUP family transporter, giving the protein MFDAFGFEIWLLLFAVASLAGCIDVIAGGGGLLVLPTLLSVGLSPAQALATNKLQASFGTSTAVIHFSRKGQVTIKSLLFAIGCTFIGAAIGTVVVQLIDNTILTQLIPVLLIGIAIYMLINPTINTHQQQQKITEKTFALFIGFGIGFYDGFFGPGTGTFFTIAYITLMGYSLTQATIHSKVLNWASNIASLLFFILGGQVVWAVGLVMAAGQVVGAYCGSHLVLKQGSKIIRPLLVIICVVMSVKLLMD; this is encoded by the coding sequence GTGTTTGATGCGTTTGGTTTTGAAATATGGTTACTATTGTTTGCTGTCGCCAGTTTGGCGGGCTGTATAGATGTTATCGCTGGTGGCGGTGGGCTACTGGTGTTGCCTACTTTATTATCAGTGGGTTTAAGTCCTGCTCAAGCATTGGCAACCAACAAGCTACAAGCTAGTTTTGGTACAAGTACAGCAGTCATTCATTTTTCTCGTAAAGGGCAAGTAACCATTAAGTCGTTACTGTTTGCGATTGGCTGCACCTTTATCGGGGCCGCTATAGGGACAGTAGTGGTACAATTAATTGATAATACCATTCTCACCCAACTTATCCCTGTTTTATTGATAGGGATTGCCATCTATATGTTGATAAATCCTACTATCAATACTCACCAACAACAGCAAAAAATAACAGAAAAAACTTTTGCTCTTTTTATTGGGTTTGGCATTGGTTTTTATGATGGTTTTTTTGGACCTGGGACGGGCACTTTTTTTACTATTGCTTATATTACCCTAATGGGCTATAGCCTGACTCAAGCCACTATTCACAGTAAAGTACTGAACTGGGCAAGTAATATTGCATCGTTATTATTTTTTATTCTAGGCGGGCAGGTCGTTTGGGCTGTTGGACTGGTCATGGCTGCTGGCCAGGTGGTGGGTGCTTATTGTGGTTCTCATTTAGTGCTAAAACAAGGCAGCAAAATTATCAGACCATTACTCGTTATTATTTGTGTAGTAATGAGTGTGAAGCTATTAATGGATTAA
- a CDS encoding EAL and HDOD domain-containing protein — translation MTEIAALLARQPIVDQSKKLQGYELLFRSDTPNALQATDGDRVTSELLDNVFSAFDLDELVGDNPAYINCTRNLLLQKTLINPDRFVLEVLEDVKLDKELLTCLKKLRDEGFTIALDDFELDSQTIKAIPFVDIIKIDVLVHNKEEIATLFNTLKQHKVKLLAEKVENYQMFEYCKQLGFELFQGYFLCKPEILSGKKMESNKLVVMELVTKLQNPEIDFDELAGIIDKDPSIAYKLLKLVNSSFYHRGKNVESIRQAITILGLTQVRNLVTILMLSKLTDKPNELTITALVRAMMCQLLAKNTTGTDPGGSFLVGLLSTLDAFMDQPLNELVASMPIPDSYKEAIIHFNGLMGTILVNTMLYEQGAWQKINWCELSEHNITDYAMRDAYYNSLKAAQALQNL, via the coding sequence ATGACAGAAATTGCTGCATTACTGGCCAGACAGCCCATCGTCGACCAGAGTAAAAAACTGCAAGGGTACGAGCTATTATTTCGCTCAGACACTCCCAATGCGCTTCAAGCAACTGATGGCGACAGGGTTACCTCTGAATTGTTGGATAATGTATTCAGCGCCTTTGACCTTGATGAACTGGTTGGAGACAATCCTGCCTATATCAACTGCACTCGTAATTTACTATTACAAAAAACGTTGATAAACCCTGATCGCTTTGTTTTAGAAGTATTGGAAGATGTTAAGCTAGATAAAGAGCTATTAACCTGTCTTAAAAAGCTTAGAGATGAAGGCTTTACCATCGCCCTTGATGACTTTGAGTTAGACAGTCAAACCATCAAAGCCATCCCATTTGTCGATATCATTAAAATTGATGTGCTTGTACACAATAAGGAAGAAATTGCCACTCTCTTTAATACACTCAAACAACATAAAGTTAAGCTACTTGCAGAAAAAGTTGAAAACTACCAAATGTTTGAATACTGCAAACAACTCGGGTTTGAGTTATTTCAAGGGTATTTTTTGTGTAAACCAGAAATACTCAGTGGCAAAAAGATGGAATCCAATAAACTGGTGGTCATGGAGTTAGTGACAAAGCTGCAAAACCCTGAAATTGACTTTGATGAGTTGGCTGGCATTATTGATAAAGACCCTAGCATTGCCTATAAACTACTGAAATTAGTGAACTCCTCCTTTTATCACCGAGGAAAAAATGTGGAGTCCATCCGCCAGGCTATTACTATTCTTGGTCTCACCCAGGTACGTAATTTAGTGACCATTTTAATGCTGAGTAAACTTACAGACAAACCTAACGAGTTAACCATTACTGCTCTAGTTCGAGCCATGATGTGCCAACTATTAGCTAAAAACACCACTGGAACCGATCCAGGCGGCTCTTTTCTGGTCGGTTTACTCTCTACCCTGGATGCCTTTATGGATCAACCATTGAATGAGTTGGTTGCCTCTATGCCCATTCCCGATAGCTACAAAGAAGCCATTATTCACTTTAACGGGCTAATGGGTACCATTTTGGTTAATACTATGCTTTATGAGCAAGGTGCCTGGCAAAAAATTAACTGGTGCGAACTATCCGAACACAACATCACTGACTACGCCATGCGTGATGCCTACTATAATAGCCTAAAAGCTGCACAAGCCTTACAAAATCTGTAA
- a CDS encoding class I SAM-dependent methyltransferase: MPKLTTPSSKHMITSCGVKILKGSHQYIKGLKAQGYQPAIYGHRIWQSGFVLMNYLKKHPLPKRTKVMELGCGWGITSVFLAKQYHASVTAVDADKHVAAYLALHAYLNQVQVEFKRNRFEKISTKQLKGQHTLVGSDICFWESMDDTLYNLIRRALKANVQQIIIADPGRSPFWRLSERCQTKLNAKMVSHRINKPTPTEKYLLVINQ, from the coding sequence ATGCCCAAACTAACAACACCATCGTCAAAACATATGATAACCAGCTGTGGCGTTAAAATATTAAAAGGCAGCCATCAATATATTAAGGGTTTAAAAGCACAAGGCTATCAGCCAGCAATCTATGGCCATAGAATCTGGCAATCTGGCTTTGTGTTAATGAACTACTTAAAAAAACATCCTTTGCCTAAACGAACCAAGGTTATGGAGTTAGGCTGCGGCTGGGGAATTACCAGTGTATTCTTAGCTAAGCAATATCATGCCAGTGTTACTGCAGTGGATGCTGATAAACATGTCGCTGCGTATTTAGCCCTGCACGCCTATTTAAACCAAGTGCAAGTTGAGTTTAAACGTAATCGGTTTGAAAAAATCTCTACAAAGCAATTAAAAGGCCAACACACGTTGGTTGGCTCTGATATCTGCTTTTGGGAGTCAATGGATGACACCTTATATAATTTAATTCGGCGAGCGTTAAAAGCCAATGTTCAACAAATCATCATTGCTGATCCTGGCCGTAGCCCTTTCTGGCGTCTTAGTGAGCGCTGCCAGACTAAGCTTAATGCTAAAATGGTCAGCCATCGTATTAACAAACCGACTCCTACTGAAAAGTACTTACTGGTCATCAATCAGTAA
- a CDS encoding TatD family hydrolase, giving the protein MSEPLHLIDIGVNLTNNRFDHDRKAVIERAINTGVATLILTGTDLTESEAALSLCQQWPEHCYSTAGIHPHYAKDFHTSQINNLKALAKEPQVKALGEMGLDFNRDFSPRPIQEHVFIQQLELAAELKLPVFCHERDAFERQRAILREFRDHLVNIVIHCFTGEKQALYGYLDLDCHIGITGWVCDERRGYHLHPLLKDIPDNRLMVETDAPYLLPRSLAKKPANRRNEPCYLSEVVKTIAKQVNKPIEQVAKETTETAKAFFNI; this is encoded by the coding sequence ATGAGTGAGCCGCTACATTTAATTGATATTGGTGTTAACTTAACCAACAACCGTTTTGATCACGATCGTAAAGCCGTCATCGAACGTGCAATTAACACAGGTGTTGCCACACTAATACTCACCGGCACCGATTTAACTGAATCTGAAGCAGCCCTTAGCCTTTGCCAGCAATGGCCGGAACATTGCTACAGTACTGCAGGCATTCACCCCCATTACGCAAAAGATTTTCATACCAGCCAAATCAATAACCTAAAAGCATTAGCCAAAGAACCCCAAGTAAAGGCATTAGGGGAAATGGGGTTAGATTTTAACCGGGATTTCTCACCTCGCCCAATACAAGAACACGTGTTTATCCAACAACTTGAGCTGGCTGCTGAACTTAAGTTACCAGTATTTTGTCATGAACGAGACGCGTTCGAACGCCAACGAGCAATTTTAAGAGAGTTTCGCGATCATTTAGTAAATATAGTGATTCACTGCTTTACTGGTGAAAAGCAGGCTTTATATGGCTACTTAGATTTGGATTGCCATATTGGCATTACAGGTTGGGTTTGTGATGAGCGACGTGGCTATCATTTACATCCACTATTAAAAGATATCCCCGACAACCGTCTTATGGTAGAAACCGATGCTCCCTATCTGCTGCCTAGAAGTTTAGCAAAAAAACCTGCTAATCGACGCAACGAGCCTTGTTATTTATCAGAAGTGGTAAAAACTATCGCTAAACAAGTAAACAAACCCATAGAGCAAGTGGCTAAAGAAACCACTGAAACAGCCAAAGCATTCTTCAATATTTAG
- a CDS encoding glutaredoxin domain-containing protein has translation MGKFLLAIIVLVAAFFVLKPGSAPFTAREVNPTCDIIMFSTSWCPVCKSAGEYLDRKNYKYCEVDIEKDSVAYDYYKRLGTRGVPTILIGDQVTVGLNPRQIEKYMDEL, from the coding sequence ATGGGTAAGTTTTTGTTGGCTATCATTGTTCTAGTAGCAGCGTTTTTTGTTCTAAAACCCGGTAGTGCTCCATTTACAGCGAGAGAGGTAAATCCTACCTGTGACATCATTATGTTCTCAACAAGTTGGTGCCCTGTTTGTAAGAGCGCAGGAGAATATCTTGATCGAAAAAACTACAAATATTGCGAAGTAGATATTGAAAAAGACTCTGTTGCTTATGACTATTATAAACGTCTAGGTACTCGAGGTGTTCCAACGATACTCATTGGTGATCAGGTGACAGTTGGCCTTAACCCTAGGCAGATAGAAAAATATATGGATGAATTATAG
- a CDS encoding DUF1223 domain-containing protein has protein sequence MNDVIRYFLLIITSLAPLSTMGQQFSHQGPPARIVELYTSEGCSSCPPADRSLSKLTESPGLWQDVIPLAFHVDYWNWLGWKDRFSKAEYSARQRALSANGNVRSVYTPGWVVDGAEWRGWFKGQGLPRQKSQPAPELTLDLANNQATVTFTKNGNWQANFALLGFNLQTAIKAGENRGKHLAHDFVVLDFQQQVSEKSIWQFTIPAALLNNQKLAVVSWITRPERFRPVQTVAGWIEK, from the coding sequence GTGAACGATGTAATCCGTTATTTTCTTTTAATAATCACCAGTCTGGCTCCACTCAGTACAATGGGGCAGCAGTTTTCTCACCAAGGCCCACCTGCTCGTATTGTTGAACTCTACACATCAGAAGGTTGCAGTAGCTGCCCGCCAGCTGATCGCAGTTTATCAAAGCTCACTGAATCCCCAGGGTTATGGCAAGACGTTATTCCTCTAGCTTTTCATGTGGACTATTGGAACTGGTTAGGCTGGAAGGATCGTTTCAGTAAAGCAGAATATTCAGCACGGCAGCGGGCATTAAGTGCCAATGGTAATGTCCGCTCGGTTTATACCCCAGGTTGGGTAGTGGATGGGGCTGAATGGCGTGGCTGGTTTAAAGGCCAGGGGCTACCTAGGCAAAAATCTCAACCAGCACCGGAGCTAACCTTAGATTTAGCTAATAATCAAGCTACCGTAACATTTACTAAAAATGGTAACTGGCAAGCTAACTTTGCGCTGTTAGGGTTTAATTTACAAACAGCGATAAAAGCTGGAGAAAACCGAGGTAAACATCTGGCCCATGATTTTGTGGTATTAGACTTTCAACAGCAAGTGAGTGAAAAATCAATTTGGCAATTTACCATACCAGCAGCACTTCTTAATAATCAAAAACTAGCCGTCGTTAGCTGGATAACCCGGCCCGAACGATTTCGACCTGTTCAGACCGTAGCAGGGTGGATAGAAAAATAA